A genomic segment from Aegilops tauschii subsp. strangulata cultivar AL8/78 chromosome 1, Aet v6.0, whole genome shotgun sequence encodes:
- the LOC109761946 gene encoding uncharacterized protein, with protein sequence MEGGGDFTFAVAASLAGAGGRRVGAGLLYPVFGQPRSPPRQRALETETTTATARVPLRELLLVDALRAGAEQQPDGGDKRPVKTCYCSCCPGSPSTASSPARCRKSGSTGSVLRWSQRLLGRSHSGGKENFVFLDASPSNSSSKRKGVRSGGVGGHAHVWSSYAHKGGGNDGRRRSFLPYRQDLVGLFASATAFRRTYHPF encoded by the coding sequence ATGGAAGGCGGCGGCGACTTCACCTTCGCCGTGGCCGCGTCTCTGGCAGGCGCCGGCGGCCGACGCGTAGGCGCCGGTCTGCTGTACCCGGTCTTCGGCCAGCCGCGGTCACCGCCGCGCCAGCGGGCTCtggagacggagacgacgacggCCACCGCGCGCGTGCCGCTCAGGGAGCTTCTGCTCGTGGACGCGTTACGAGCAGGAGCGGAGCAGCAGCCGGACGGCGGGGACAAGCGGCCGGTAAAGACGTGCTACTGTTCGTGCTGCCCCGGTTCACCGTCGACAGCGTCGTCCCCGGCGCGCTGCCGGAAGAGCGGCTCCACGGGGTCTGTCCTCCGGTGGAGCCAACGGCTCCTCGGTCGGAGCCACAGCGGCGGCAAGGAGAATTTCGTCTTCCTGGACGCCAGCCCTTCCAACTCCAGCTCCAAGCGCAAGGGGGTCAggagcggcggcgtcggcggccaCGCGCACGTCTGGAGCTCTTACGCGCACAAGGGCGGTGGCAATGACGGCCGCCGGAGGTCGTTCCTCCCGTACAGACAAGACCTCGTCGGGCTCTTCGCGAGCGCCACCGCGTTCCGGCGGACCTACCATCCGTTCTGA